A single window of Zea mays cultivar B73 chromosome 10, Zm-B73-REFERENCE-NAM-5.0, whole genome shotgun sequence DNA harbors:
- the LOC109943062 gene encoding uncharacterized protein, with amino-acid sequence MAFLSPSVHGARFSLAPGQNFLRREACSLRPSPMALGRPAVSSSLRSDFLCSMANSPQPPARIPASARAGARPSAISMPELVLQVAPWRSASPPCPSAIGSPSSFNLAVGLVSVQAAIAPCQLFIFDPRLDVILPCNACLVLDKTPKSGPSSFSRSSSWFRYASWSRDAKVKSQVFPKRMQRVDISARRCHQSGQPEDG; translated from the exons ATGGCGTTCCTCTCTCCCTCTGTGCACGGCGCTCGCTTCTCCCTGGCGCCCGGCCAGAATTTCTTGCGGCGCGAAGCTTGCTCCCTGCGCCCGTCCCCCATGGCGCTCGGCCGCCCAGCTGTTTCTTCCTCCTTGCGCTCGGATTTCCTCTGCTCCATGGCGAACTCGCCCCAGCCCCCAGCTCGGATCCCTGCCTCTGCTCGCGCCGGTGCTCGCCCCTCTGCTATCTCCATGCCCGAGCTCGTCCTCCAGGTTGCCCCATGGCGCTCGGCCTCACCCCCTTGCCCCAGCGCCATCGGCTCCCCGTCCAGCTTCAACCTCGCCGTCGGTCTCGTCTCTGTTCAAGCCGCCATCGCGCCGTGCCAGTTGTTCATCTTTGATCCTCGCCTCGACGTCATCTTGCCGTGCAACGCTTGCTTGGTGCTCGACAAAACGCCTAAATCAGGACCATCGTCGTTCTCGCGATCATCGAGTTGGTTTAG GTACGCTAGTTGGTCACGTGATGCAAAGGTCAAGAGCCAAGTATTCCCCAAGAGGATGCAAAGAGTGGACATCTCCGCAAGACGATGTCATCAGTCGGGCCAACCTGAAGATGGATAG
- the LOC103640825 gene encoding uncharacterized protein — translation MAFLSPSVHGARFSLAPGQNFLRREACSLRPSPMALGRPAVSSSLRSDFLCSMANSPQPPARIPASARAGARPSAISMPELVLQVAPWRSASPPCPSAIGSPSSFNLAVGLVSVQAAIAPCQLSIFDPRLDVILPCNACLVLDKTPKSGPSSFSRSSSWFRYASWSRDAKVKSQVFPKRMQRVDISARRCHQSGQPEDG, via the exons ATGGCGTTCCTCTCTCCCTCTGTGCACGGCGCTCGCTTCTCCCTGGCGCCCGGCCAGAATTTCTTGCGGCGCGAAGCTTGCTCCCTGCGCCCGTCCCCCATGGCGCTCGGCCGCCCAGCTGTTTCTTCCTCCTTGCGCTCGGATTTCCTCTGCTCCATGGCGAACTCGCCCCAGCCCCCAGCTCGGATCCCTGCCTCTGCTCGCGCCGGTGCTCGCCCCTCTGCTATCTCCATGCCCGAGCTCGTCCTCCAGGTTGCCCCATGGCGCTCGGCCTCACCCCCTTGCCCCAGCGCCATCGGCTCCCCGTCCAGCTTCAACCTCGCCGTCGGTCTCGTCTCTGTTCAAGCCGCCATCGCGCCGTGCCAGTTGTCCATCTTTGATCCTCGCCTCGACGTCATCTTGCCGTGCAACGCTTGCTTGGTGCTCGACAAAACGCCTAAATCAGGACCATCGTCGTTCTCGCGATCATCGAGTTGGTTTAG GTACGCTAGTTGGTCACGTGATGCAAAGGTCAAGAGCCAAGTATTCCCCAAGAGGATGCAAAGAGTGGACATCTCCGCAAGACGATGTCATCAGTCGGGCCAACCTGAAGATGGATAG